Proteins from one Gibbsiella quercinecans genomic window:
- a CDS encoding LLM class flavin-dependent oxidoreductase, whose translation MQLGLFSLMTLRDHPAGVKGVMRDTQTMVKTAEEVGFDIAWFAEHHFANYSSSPSPLLMAANAAGWTTKIKLAPGVLVLPLYHPLRLAQEIATVDAMTDGRLVLGMGTGYQQYEFDRYHVALDKKVDIFLEYWDVIEQALVTGEVEYNGEHISIPHTTFAIKSYQSPLPPLFVTTSHPRLLARLNKWQAVPFHAASTLGSPVLYKMVEGLNQSWESLGENPATKPLAIMQYVHVTDSRSEALEAAERARYVGRMANHLRKAQLPLDADGYIRNEAFEGEYTLEQYADNMVVGDAYQVAEKMIADIKKLNPLNYTCNFQFGCMPLARAQKSLYRFSKEVIPLIEKELGPIADIGRK comes from the coding sequence ATGCAACTTGGATTATTCAGCCTGATGACCTTGCGTGATCATCCGGCAGGGGTGAAGGGCGTTATGCGCGATACCCAAACCATGGTGAAGACGGCGGAAGAAGTGGGGTTTGATATTGCATGGTTTGCCGAACACCATTTCGCCAACTACTCCAGCAGCCCATCGCCGCTGCTGATGGCTGCCAACGCCGCTGGCTGGACGACCAAAATTAAGCTGGCGCCCGGCGTATTGGTTTTGCCGCTTTACCACCCATTGCGCCTGGCGCAGGAAATTGCCACGGTTGACGCCATGACCGATGGCCGGCTGGTTTTGGGCATGGGCACCGGCTATCAGCAGTATGAGTTTGATCGTTACCATGTGGCGTTGGATAAGAAGGTCGACATTTTCCTTGAATACTGGGATGTGATTGAACAGGCCCTGGTCACCGGGGAAGTGGAATACAATGGCGAGCATATTTCGATTCCTCATACCACGTTTGCCATCAAATCCTATCAGTCGCCGTTGCCGCCTTTATTTGTTACCACATCGCATCCACGGTTATTGGCGCGGCTGAATAAATGGCAGGCGGTGCCGTTCCATGCTGCCAGCACGCTGGGCTCACCGGTATTGTATAAAATGGTCGAGGGGCTGAACCAAAGCTGGGAGAGCCTGGGTGAGAATCCGGCGACCAAACCGTTGGCCATTATGCAATATGTCCACGTGACCGACAGCCGCTCTGAAGCGTTGGAGGCGGCCGAACGCGCGCGCTATGTTGGCCGCATGGCAAATCATTTACGCAAGGCGCAATTGCCGCTCGACGCCGATGGCTACATCCGCAACGAAGCCTTTGAAGGGGAATATACCCTGGAGCAATATGCCGACAATATGGTGGTCGGCGATGCCTATCAGGTGGCTGAAAAGATGATTGCTGATATTAAAAAGCTAAATCCGTTAAATTACACCTGTAATTTCCAGTTTGGTTGTATGCCGTTAGCGCGGGCGCAGAAATCGCTCTATCGCTTCAGTAAAGAAGTCATACCGTTAATTGAGAAAGAATTAGGCCCGATTGCTGATATCGGCCGTAAATAA
- a CDS encoding flavin reductase family protein: protein MNHVKDNFLHCMRRLATTVCVITCRHEGVPYGITATAVTSLCFDPVAVLVCINSSSSLLTPLLAQKKYCINLLNKEHAAISQRFSTPQPPHERFATGEWRSNPAGVPYLADAQAMLFCELDQSVPYATHHIVIGRVSDCQYRHEIAPLIYQNGAYVTSVPLSNAGSD, encoded by the coding sequence ATGAATCACGTCAAAGATAACTTTCTCCATTGTATGCGGCGGCTGGCCACCACGGTCTGTGTTATCACCTGTCGGCATGAAGGCGTCCCTTATGGCATTACCGCCACCGCGGTGACTTCCTTATGTTTTGATCCCGTGGCCGTTCTGGTGTGCATCAACAGTTCGTCCAGCCTGTTAACGCCATTGCTGGCGCAGAAAAAATACTGCATCAACCTGCTGAATAAAGAGCATGCCGCTATTTCGCAACGCTTCAGTACACCGCAGCCGCCGCATGAGCGCTTTGCCACCGGCGAATGGCGCAGTAACCCGGCGGGCGTGCCTTACCTGGCCGACGCCCAGGCGATGCTGTTTTGCGAACTGGACCAAAGCGTGCCTTATGCCACACACCACATTGTGATCGGCCGGGTGAGCGACTGCCAATACCGCCATGAGATTGCACCGCTTATCTACCAGAATGGCGCTTACGTCACTTCTGTCCCGTTATCCAACGCCGGCTCGGATTAG
- the nqrE gene encoding NADH:ubiquinone reductase (Na(+)-transporting) subunit E — protein MENYLGIFLRAVFVENMALNFFLGMCTFLAISKKVDTAFKLGVTVTLLLAIATPLNNLIYHYLLRENAIIEGVDLSFLDFITFIGVLAALVQILEMLLDRYVPSLHQSLGAFLPLLTIHCAIFGATIFMVQREYNFAESFVYGTGCGIGWLLAIVSLAGLREKMKYANMPKGLQGLGSVFMTAGLMSLGFMSFAGIKL, from the coding sequence ATGGAAAACTACTTGGGGATTTTTTTGCGCGCAGTTTTTGTGGAAAACATGGCTCTTAATTTCTTCCTGGGTATGTGCACCTTCCTGGCGATATCAAAAAAGGTGGATACGGCATTTAAGCTGGGCGTAACCGTTACGCTGCTGTTAGCGATCGCCACCCCGCTGAATAATCTGATTTATCATTACCTGCTGCGGGAAAACGCCATCATTGAAGGTGTCGATCTCAGCTTCCTGGATTTCATCACCTTTATCGGCGTGCTGGCTGCGCTGGTGCAAATCCTCGAAATGCTGTTGGATCGCTATGTTCCGTCGTTGCACCAATCGCTGGGTGCCTTTTTACCACTACTGACTATCCACTGCGCGATTTTCGGCGCAACCATCTTTATGGTGCAACGCGAATATAATTTCGCTGAATCTTTTGTCTACGGCACCGGCTGCGGTATCGGCTGGCTGCTGGCGATTGTGTCGCTGGCTGGCCTGCGCGAGAAGATGAAATACGCCAATATGCCAAAGGGGCTGCAGGGGTTGGGCAGTGTCTTTATGACCGCCGGGCTGATGTCGCTCGGGTTCATGTCTTTTGCCGGGATCAAACTTTAA
- a CDS encoding YqaE/Pmp3 family membrane protein, which yields MGFWRIVFTIILPPLGVLLGKGFGWAFILNIILTLLGYIPGLIHAFWVQTKQS from the coding sequence ATGGGTTTTTGGCGGATTGTATTTACCATTATTTTGCCACCATTGGGCGTACTGCTCGGGAAGGGCTTCGGCTGGGCATTCATCCTTAACATTATTTTGACGCTGCTGGGCTATATTCCTGGGCTGATCCACGCTTTCTGGGTGCAGACCAAGCAATCATAA
- a CDS encoding GhoT/OrtT family toxin — protein MSQLWVATQYFYLFGLVFSMVFTYLVSRDTIKIRCISALIIGLTWPLSLPVVLLFSLF, from the coding sequence ATGTCGCAACTTTGGGTAGCAACACAATACTTTTACTTATTTGGCCTTGTATTTTCCATGGTTTTTACCTACCTGGTTAGCCGGGATACGATCAAAATCCGCTGCATCAGCGCGTTAATCATCGGCCTGACCTGGCCACTGAGTCTGCCTGTGGTTTTACTTTTTTCATTATTCTGA
- a CDS encoding ABC transporter ATP-binding protein translates to MDRHTPPLLAVNNLTLVLDGKTKINKLSFELQHGESLCLLGASGSGKSLTASAILGTLPPNAVLSGSIRICGREVGGQRLQQRGPAPVAAIFQDPFTTLNPLVSVGKQLGMALRYQQGISRRAADACASELLAALGLEPNAILPRYPSQLSGGQCQRICAALALSGQQRLLIADEPTTALDMVSQHQVIDLLRQYTNHTTGRGLLFITHDVTVAAALCQRAVILAGGQQIEQGPIGQIMQRPAHPYTHSLVTAARQLYQAHNGLRQAV, encoded by the coding sequence ATGGACCGACACACTCCACCGCTGCTGGCCGTCAACAACCTTACGCTGGTGCTGGATGGCAAAACCAAAATCAACAAATTGAGTTTTGAACTGCAACACGGTGAGAGCCTGTGTTTACTGGGGGCCTCTGGTTCGGGCAAATCACTCACGGCAAGCGCCATTCTGGGGACGCTACCGCCCAATGCCGTCCTGAGCGGTTCCATCCGCATCTGCGGGCGGGAAGTCGGCGGCCAGCGCCTGCAGCAACGCGGCCCGGCGCCAGTAGCCGCTATTTTTCAAGATCCTTTCACCACCTTGAATCCACTGGTTAGCGTTGGCAAACAGTTGGGGATGGCGTTGCGCTATCAACAGGGAATAAGCCGCCGGGCAGCCGATGCCTGCGCCAGCGAACTGCTGGCAGCGCTCGGTCTGGAGCCCAATGCCATTCTGCCGCGCTACCCCAGCCAACTGTCAGGTGGGCAATGCCAACGGATCTGCGCCGCCCTGGCGTTAAGCGGGCAACAGCGCCTGCTGATCGCCGATGAGCCCACTACCGCGTTGGATATGGTCAGCCAGCACCAGGTGATTGACCTTTTACGCCAGTACACCAATCACACCACCGGCAGAGGGCTGCTGTTTATCACGCATGATGTCACCGTTGCGGCTGCACTGTGCCAACGCGCCGTTATCTTGGCCGGCGGCCAACAGATTGAGCAAGGCCCGATCGGCCAAATCATGCAGCGGCCCGCCCATCCCTATACCCATAGCCTGGTTACGGCGGCCCGCCAGCTGTATCAGGCCCATAACGGTTTGCGCCAGGCGGTATAA
- a CDS encoding ABC transporter ATP-binding protein has protein sequence MRAEMPFISMQNVSRRYSPRAIGVAGINLNIYADECIGLVGCSGAGKSTLLKLLLALETADGGHIHCQGQLLEAARPRRLRGYRRLVQYVPQDAHASLNPRHTVAQLIAAPLRQLAPQENAQAITERVLEQVELAPRLAHARPNELSGGQAQRVALARAIALQPRFLLADEPVSGLDLPLRQQMIALLRRLAQQQQMGMLIVSHDISLVAALCQRTLVMDRGAIVEDRPTHTLLQHPQHAATHALIAAIPQLPTHI, from the coding sequence ATGCGCGCCGAAATGCCGTTTATCAGTATGCAAAATGTCAGCCGCCGTTATTCACCGCGGGCTATCGGGGTGGCGGGAATAAACCTGAATATCTACGCCGACGAGTGCATCGGGCTGGTCGGCTGCTCCGGAGCCGGCAAATCCACCCTGTTAAAACTCCTATTGGCGCTTGAAACAGCAGACGGCGGGCATATTCATTGCCAGGGACAGTTGCTGGAGGCCGCCAGGCCGCGCCGGTTACGCGGATACCGCCGGCTGGTGCAATACGTGCCTCAGGATGCCCATGCCTCGCTAAACCCCCGCCATACCGTGGCGCAGCTTATTGCCGCCCCGTTGCGCCAACTCGCGCCGCAGGAAAATGCCCAGGCAATCACCGAACGGGTACTGGAACAGGTTGAACTGGCCCCGCGGTTGGCGCATGCGCGCCCAAATGAACTTTCCGGTGGCCAGGCGCAACGCGTGGCATTAGCACGCGCTATCGCCTTGCAGCCCCGTTTTCTGTTGGCGGATGAACCGGTGAGCGGGCTGGATCTGCCGTTACGCCAGCAAATGATTGCGCTATTGCGCCGCCTGGCGCAGCAGCAGCAAATGGGCATGTTGATCGTTTCACACGACATTTCGCTGGTCGCAGCCCTGTGCCAGCGAACCCTGGTGATGGATCGCGGTGCGATCGTCGAGGATCGCCCCACCCACACGTTGCTGCAACACCCCCAGCATGCGGCCACCCATGCGTTGATCGCCGCGATACCGCAACTGCCTACCCATATTTAA